One part of the Georgfuchsia toluolica genome encodes these proteins:
- the amrB gene encoding AmmeMemoRadiSam system protein B: protein MMLRPPAVAGLFYPGEPQELGVEVSTLIAEAQAAAIHPKALIVPHAGYIYSGPVAASAYATLRPLHADIHRVVLLGPVHRVPVRGLATTGAAAFETPLGKVNVDRAAVDQALQLPQVTINDEAHAPEHSLEVHLPFLQTVLDDFSIVPFAVGDATAQEVAAVLELLWGGAETLIVVSSDLSHYLPHAVARRIDQDTADSILHLDQLPSHEQACGATPINGLLVCASRHGLKPQLLDLRNSGDTAGDKSRVVGYGSFAFSEDHA, encoded by the coding sequence ATGATGCTGCGTCCACCCGCCGTCGCCGGCCTGTTCTATCCCGGAGAGCCGCAGGAGCTAGGCGTCGAAGTCTCGACGCTGATTGCCGAGGCGCAAGCGGCTGCAATCCATCCCAAGGCGCTGATCGTACCGCATGCCGGCTATATCTATTCCGGCCCCGTGGCGGCGAGCGCCTATGCAACGCTGCGGCCGCTGCATGCCGACATTCACCGCGTGGTGCTGCTGGGGCCGGTGCATCGCGTGCCGGTGCGCGGGCTGGCAACCACCGGCGCCGCGGCATTCGAGACGCCCCTGGGGAAAGTCAACGTGGATCGCGCCGCGGTCGATCAAGCCTTGCAGTTGCCGCAGGTAACGATCAACGATGAGGCCCATGCGCCGGAACATTCGCTCGAAGTGCACCTGCCCTTCCTGCAAACCGTGCTCGACGATTTTTCCATCGTTCCCTTCGCCGTCGGCGATGCGACGGCGCAAGAAGTGGCCGCCGTGCTCGAACTGCTCTGGGGCGGCGCGGAAACGCTGATCGTCGTCAGCTCCGACCTGTCGCACTACCTTCCCCATGCTGTGGCACGCCGCATCGACCAGGACACGGCGGATTCGATCCTCCACCTCGATCAGCTCCCCAGCCACGAGCAGGCCTGCGGCGCGACGCCCATCAACGGCCTGCTCGTTTGCGCGTCCCGGCACGGACTGAAACCGCAACTGCTCGACCTGCGCAACTCGGGCGACACTGCGGGCGACAAGTCGCGTGTTGTTGGTTACGGCTCCTTTGCCTTCAGCGAAGATCATGCCTGA
- the amrA gene encoding AmmeMemoRadiSam system protein A — MPDLGQAMLVRARNAIADQLGLPTQAEPDHPALQEPGATFVTLTKHGQLRGCIGSLEAHRSLDRDVRANAIAAAIRDPRFEPVRAEEWPEVRVEVSLLSVAMPMKFSDEIDALHQLRPSVDGVIFEHGSRRSTFLPQVWESLPEPQEFLSQLKRKAGLPGDFWANDVKLYRYEVQKWKENR, encoded by the coding sequence ATGCCTGACCTCGGCCAAGCCATGCTGGTACGCGCCCGCAACGCGATTGCGGACCAGCTCGGATTGCCGACGCAGGCGGAACCGGATCATCCGGCCTTGCAGGAACCTGGCGCCACGTTCGTGACTCTAACCAAGCATGGTCAGTTGCGCGGTTGCATCGGCTCGCTTGAAGCGCATCGCAGTCTTGATCGCGACGTGCGCGCCAATGCCATTGCCGCGGCGATCCGCGATCCGCGCTTCGAGCCGGTGCGGGCCGAGGAATGGCCTGAAGTGCGGGTGGAGGTTTCCCTGCTCTCGGTCGCGATGCCGATGAAATTCAGCGACGAGATCGATGCGCTGCACCAGTTGCGGCCTAGCGTTGACGGCGTGATCTTCGAGCATGGCAGCCGGCGCAGCACCTTCCTGCCCCAGGTGTGGGAATCCCTGCCCGAGCCGCAGGAGTTTCTCTCGCAGCTCAAGCGCAAGGCCGGCCTGCCCGGCGATTTTTGGGCCAATGACGTGAAGCTGTATCGCTACGAGGTGCAGAAATGGAAAGAGAATCGATAA
- the amrS gene encoding AmmeMemoRadiSam system radical SAM enzyme translates to MERESISGVPALWWHLLDDGRIQCDLCPRDCKLHEGQRGACFVRGRQGDAMLLTTYGRSSGFCIDPVEKKPLNHFHPGSSILSFGTAGCNLACKFCQNWDISKSREMDTLMDDATPEAIALAAQRYGAKSVAFTYNDPVIFAEYAMDTADACHAHGINAVAVTAGYMHAAPAREFYAKMDAANVDLKAFSDDFYVKLCGAHLTPVLDTLAYIAHDTQCWLEITTLLIPGRNDADAELKALAAWVMQELGPDVPLHFSAFHPDYKLDDVPATSAATLSRARRIALDAGLHYVYTGNVHDREGDITLCPGCGAAVIERDWYEILNYSLTDDGKCQHCGTAIAGRFGSFETPFGARRIPVRLHAAA, encoded by the coding sequence ATGGAAAGAGAATCGATAAGCGGAGTCCCCGCGCTCTGGTGGCACCTGCTCGATGACGGCCGCATCCAATGCGACCTCTGCCCGCGCGACTGCAAACTGCACGAGGGCCAGCGCGGCGCCTGCTTCGTGCGCGGCCGGCAGGGCGACGCGATGCTGCTCACCACCTACGGCCGCAGTTCCGGCTTCTGCATCGACCCGGTGGAAAAGAAACCGCTCAACCATTTCCATCCCGGTTCCAGCATCCTTTCCTTCGGCACCGCCGGCTGCAACTTGGCCTGCAAGTTCTGCCAGAACTGGGACATCTCCAAGTCGCGCGAAATGGATACGCTGATGGACGACGCGACACCCGAGGCCATCGCCCTCGCCGCGCAGCGTTACGGGGCGAAGAGTGTCGCCTTCACCTACAACGACCCGGTGATCTTCGCCGAATACGCGATGGACACGGCCGATGCCTGTCATGCCCACGGCATCAACGCAGTGGCGGTGACGGCGGGCTACATGCATGCCGCGCCGGCGCGCGAGTTCTACGCCAAAATGGACGCCGCCAACGTCGACCTCAAGGCCTTCAGCGATGACTTCTACGTCAAGCTGTGCGGCGCGCATCTCACGCCCGTGCTCGACACGCTGGCCTACATCGCCCACGACACCCAGTGCTGGCTTGAAATCACCACCCTGCTGATTCCGGGCCGCAACGATGCCGACGCCGAGCTGAAGGCGCTCGCGGCCTGGGTGATGCAGGAACTCGGGCCCGACGTGCCGCTGCACTTCTCCGCCTTCCATCCCGACTACAAGCTCGACGACGTGCCCGCCACATCGGCAGCAACTTTAAGTCGTGCCCGCCGCATCGCGCTCGATGCCGGGCTGCATTACGTCTATACCGGCAACGTGCATGACCGCGAGGGCGACATCACGCTTTGCCCCGGCTGCGGCGCGGCCGTGATCGAACGCGACTGGTACGAAATCCTCAACTACTCGCTCACCGACGACGGCAAGTGCCAGCATTGCGGCACGGCCATCGCAGGACGCTTCGGCAGCTTTGAAACGCCTTTCGGCGCACGGCGCATACCGGTGCGGCTGCACGCGGCGGCGTAG
- a CDS encoding type I restriction-modification system subunit M: MTEQDQKQLGNTLWGIADQLRGAMNADDFRDYMLSFLFLRYLSDNYEAAAHKELGPDYPKLEKDDRRAPLAVWYAQNPADTAEFEKQMRRKTHYVIQPAYLWGSISEMARTQDGELLHTLQKGFDYIENESFASTFGGLFSEINLNSEKLGKGYTAQNAKLCTIIKAIAEGLEKFSTDKDTLGDAYEYLIGQFAAGSGKKAGEFYTPQQISSILSGIVTLDSQEPATGKKKQLESVFDFACGSGSLLLNVRHRMGTHGIGKIYGQEKNITTYNLARMNMLLHGVKDSEFEIYHGDTLTNDWDMLREMNPAKMPKFDAVVANPPFSYRWEPTDALGEDMRFKNYGLAPKSAADFAFLLHGFHYLKPEGVMAIILPHGVLFRGGAEERIRTKLLKDGNIDTVIGLPANLFFSTGIPVCILVLKKCKKPDDVLFINASGPEHFEKGKRQNRLLPEHIDKIINTYQFRKPEGEERYARRVSMEEIETNGYNLNISRYISTAQAEEEIDLQATHADLVALTRNAEAARDKHNAFLKELGLPPLP, translated from the coding sequence ATGACCGAACAAGACCAAAAACAACTGGGCAACACTCTGTGGGGCATTGCCGACCAACTGCGCGGGGCGATGAACGCGGACGATTTCCGCGATTACATGCTGTCTTTCCTGTTCCTGCGCTATCTGTCGGACAACTACGAGGCGGCGGCGCATAAGGAGCTGGGGCCGGATTATCCGAAGCTGGAAAAGGACGACCGCCGCGCGCCGCTGGCGGTGTGGTATGCGCAAAATCCAGCTGACACCGCCGAATTTGAAAAGCAGATGCGCCGCAAAACGCATTACGTGATCCAGCCAGCCTACCTGTGGGGCAGCATCTCGGAGATGGCGCGCACGCAAGACGGCGAGTTGCTGCACACGCTGCAAAAGGGTTTCGATTACATCGAGAACGAATCCTTTGCCAGCACCTTCGGCGGCCTGTTTTCCGAGATCAACCTGAACTCGGAAAAGCTGGGCAAGGGCTACACCGCGCAAAACGCCAAGCTCTGCACCATCATCAAGGCGATTGCCGAGGGGCTGGAAAAGTTCTCCACCGACAAGGACACCCTGGGCGATGCTTATGAATACCTGATTGGCCAGTTTGCGGCAGGTAGCGGCAAGAAGGCGGGCGAGTTTTACACGCCGCAGCAAATTTCCAGCATCTTGTCGGGCATCGTCACGCTGGACAGTCAGGAACCCGCCACCGGCAAGAAGAAGCAACTGGAAAGCGTGTTTGACTTCGCCTGCGGCTCAGGATCGTTGCTGCTGAATGTGCGCCACCGCATGGGGACGCACGGCATCGGCAAAATCTACGGGCAGGAAAAGAACATCACCACCTACAACCTGGCGCGCATGAACATGCTGCTGCACGGGGTGAAGGATTCGGAGTTCGAGATTTATCACGGCGATACCCTGACCAACGACTGGGACATGCTGCGCGAAATGAACCCGGCGAAGATGCCGAAGTTCGATGCGGTGGTGGCCAATCCGCCGTTCAGTTACAGATGGGAGCCAACCGACGCGCTGGGCGAGGACATGCGCTTCAAGAATTACGGTCTGGCGCCCAAGTCTGCTGCCGACTTCGCTTTCTTGCTGCACGGCTTTCATTACCTCAAACCCGAAGGCGTGATGGCCATCATCCTGCCCCACGGCGTGCTGTTCCGTGGCGGCGCGGAAGAACGCATCCGCACCAAATTGCTTAAAGACGGCAACATCGACACGGTGATCGGCCTGCCCGCCAATCTGTTTTTTTCAACGGGCATCCCGGTGTGCATTCTGGTGTTGAAGAAATGCAAGAAGCCGGACGATGTGCTGTTCATCAACGCCTCCGGCCCCGAGCACTTCGAAAAAGGCAAGCGGCAAAACCGCCTGCTGCCTGAGCACATCGACAAGATCATCAACACGTATCAATTCCGCAAGCCCGAGGGAGAAGAGCGCTACGCTCGCCGCGTGTCGATGGAAGAGATCGAAACCAACGGCTACAACCTGAACATCTCACGCTATATCAGCACCGCGCAGGCGGAAGAAGAGATTGATTTGCAGGCAACCCATGCTGACCTCGTCGCACTGACCCGGAACGCAGAGGCAGCACGGGACAAACACAATGCCTTCCTCAAAGAGCTGGGCTTGCCGCCCTTGCCGTGA
- the dinD gene encoding DNA damage-inducible protein D — MDKQLQALQHNLEAAVQRTDAEGIEFWFARDLQDPLGYARWENFQTAIQRAMESCEASGHKASDHFRGVTKLIVHGKGGEREIDDFMLTRYACYLIAQNGDPRKPEIAFAQSYFAVQTRKQELIEDRMRLQARMEARDRLRESEKSLSQNIFERGVDDAGFGRIRSKGDQALFGGHTTQAMKDKYGIVKSRPLADFLPTLTIAAKNLATEMTNHNVEQANLQGEHAITHEHVKNNESVRDMLGQRGIKPEKLAAEEDLKKLERRVKTDEKKLAKHTKTLPPHDD; from the coding sequence ATGGATAAACAGCTGCAAGCCTTGCAGCACAACCTTGAAGCCGCCGTGCAGCGCACCGATGCGGAAGGCATCGAATTCTGGTTTGCCCGCGATCTGCAAGACCCCCTGGGTTATGCCCGTTGGGAGAATTTTCAAACCGCCATCCAGCGCGCCATGGAATCCTGTGAAGCCTCTGGCCATAAGGCTTCCGATCATTTTCGTGGCGTCACGAAATTGATCGTCCACGGCAAGGGTGGGGAGCGGGAAATTGATGATTTCATGCTCACCCGCTATGCCTGTTATCTGATTGCCCAGAACGGCGATCCGCGCAAACCTGAGATTGCCTTTGCGCAAAGCTATTTTGCCGTGCAAACCCGCAAGCAGGAGCTGATTGAAGACCGCATGCGGCTACAGGCAAGAATGGAAGCGCGCGACCGGCTGCGGGAATCTGAAAAATCCCTGTCGCAAAATATCTTCGAGCGCGGCGTGGATGATGCCGGATTTGGCCGTATCCGCTCCAAAGGCGATCAGGCCTTGTTTGGAGGGCACACCACGCAGGCCATGAAAGATAAATACGGTATTGTGAAAAGCCGTCCGCTGGCCGACTTTTTGCCCACGCTGACGATTGCCGCCAAAAACCTTGCCACCGAAATGACCAATCACAATGTGGAGCAGGCCAACTTGCAGGGGGAACATGCGATCACTCATGAGCATGTGAAGAACAACGAAAGCGTGCGCGATATGCTGGGGCAGCGCGGCATCAAACCTGAAAAACTGGCCGCCGAAGAGGATTTGAAAAAGCTGGAGCGCCGGGTAAAGACCGATGAAAAGAAACTGGCAAAGCACACCAAGACCTTGCCCCCGCATGACGACTAA
- a CDS encoding AAA family ATPase, whose translation MNFADIAKQLKALNENIVLIYAFNATGKTRLSVAYKDATKDPNSGQHAGVYYNALSEDLFVWDNDEDNDNANTQLKILPSSLNRFHSFLYEDPDSVMAKLAAYFPKFTFQFNAHDDPEMGIESVTFFSVTEKGNPIKISRGEERIFVWCFFLALLEVDGWANEQDAHIFIDDPVSSLDEHNIYITADTIFAQIENHYLKKRIIITTHHIGLFSILADRLMKGEKSSRYKKLTKLFILGKSGNELSLDNPGGNVFLYHLHLLQALAEANRTQLYAHHVVLLRQVLENIASFLGVGRINFALEQIGVENVESTANTINSLSHKDAYYAQSDLMSPPVEAVFRDVFAKLLAKYPFVLHAG comes from the coding sequence ATGAATTTCGCGGACATTGCCAAGCAACTTAAAGCGCTGAATGAAAATATCGTGCTTATATATGCATTTAATGCCACAGGTAAAACAAGGCTATCTGTGGCTTATAAAGACGCAACCAAAGACCCTAATAGCGGCCAGCATGCCGGTGTCTATTACAACGCACTCAGCGAAGACCTATTTGTCTGGGATAACGACGAAGACAATGACAACGCGAACACCCAACTGAAGATATTGCCTAGCAGCCTTAACCGCTTCCATAGTTTTTTGTATGAAGATCCGGATTCGGTTATGGCAAAGCTTGCAGCATATTTCCCAAAATTCACATTCCAATTCAATGCGCATGACGACCCAGAAATGGGTATCGAATCAGTTACATTTTTTTCCGTCACTGAAAAAGGGAATCCGATAAAGATTTCACGCGGTGAAGAACGCATTTTTGTCTGGTGTTTTTTCTTGGCGCTATTGGAAGTCGATGGCTGGGCAAATGAGCAAGATGCCCACATATTTATTGATGACCCAGTATCCAGTCTCGATGAGCACAACATCTATATCACTGCGGATACGATTTTTGCGCAAATTGAGAATCACTACCTTAAGAAGCGAATAATCATAACCACGCACCATATCGGACTGTTTTCTATTTTGGCCGATCGCTTGATGAAAGGCGAAAAAAGCAGCCGATATAAGAAATTGACGAAGCTTTTTATTCTTGGAAAATCCGGAAATGAATTGTCTCTTGATAACCCAGGCGGCAATGTCTTTCTATATCACCTGCATCTTTTGCAAGCATTGGCAGAGGCTAACCGCACTCAACTCTATGCCCATCATGTGGTTTTGTTGCGGCAGGTTCTGGAGAATATCGCCTCATTCCTCGGGGTCGGCCGTATTAATTTTGCATTAGAGCAGATAGGGGTCGAAAACGTGGAAAGCACAGCAAACACTATCAACTCTCTTTCTCATAAAGATGCCTACTACGCCCAAAGTGACTTGATGTCACCGCCAGTTGAGGCGGTCTTCAGGGATGTATTTGCCAAGCTACTAGCTAAGTACCCATTTGTATTGCATGCAGGATAA
- a CDS encoding restriction endonuclease subunit S has protein sequence MSNKMEDKAMQPAVQRASVPKLRFPEFRAVEEWSKEKLGAVATLYKGKGISKAEIVEDGVQPCIRYGELYTTYGETIHEIVSSTNVDASELFLSKKNDVIIPASGETKIDIAKASCVMNDDIALGSDLNVIRSNQNGIFLSYQLNGPLRLSIAKVAQGDTVVHLYPTQIERLDVLVPSPIEQQKIADCLSSLDELITLEAQKLATLKTHKKGLMQQLFPALDEVDA, from the coding sequence ATGAGCAATAAGATGGAAGACAAGGCGATGCAGCCAGCAGTACAACGTGCCTCGGTGCCTAAGCTGCGCTTTCCTGAGTTTCGGGCGGTGGAGGAGTGGAGCAAAGAAAAGCTTGGTGCAGTTGCCACCCTATACAAGGGCAAAGGAATTTCAAAAGCCGAGATCGTTGAGGATGGCGTTCAGCCATGTATTCGCTACGGCGAGCTCTATACGACCTATGGTGAGACGATTCACGAAATAGTTTCCAGCACTAACGTCGATGCCAGCGAGTTGTTCTTGAGCAAGAAAAATGATGTGATCATTCCTGCATCTGGTGAGACGAAGATTGATATTGCGAAGGCTTCATGTGTGATGAACGACGATATCGCTCTTGGTAGTGATCTCAACGTAATTCGCTCAAACCAAAATGGCATCTTTCTCAGCTACCAACTGAATGGGCCGCTTCGGTTGTCGATAGCAAAGGTCGCCCAAGGTGATACGGTTGTTCATCTCTATCCGACTCAAATAGAGCGGCTTGATGTTCTCGTTCCAAGCCCCATCGAACAACAAAAAATTGCCGACTGCCTCTCCTCTCTCGACGAACTGATCACCCTGGAAGCGCAAAAGCTAGCCACGCTCAAGACCCACAAGAAGGGCTTGATGCAGCAGCTCTTCCCCGCGCTGGACGAGGTGGACGCATGA
- a CDS encoding type I restriction endonuclease subunit R, EcoR124 family, with amino-acid sequence MDTAIGLFSGEAGKPAKEIWLVDKAPVVIEKYEKAVAAMGQYMQQNGLVCEPQAVYNLKGDAARIQFINRFKEVQRLKTQLDQYTDLDEAQKQKINAILPEDELRSLRCSYLETAQRLKTQQGKTGEEASDAQDAIEQLDFEFVLFASAVIDYDYIMALIARYSQQTPGKQKMSREQLIGLIQSDAKFMDERDDIADYINTLEAGKALDEQAIRAGFERFKADKHARQLAEVAGKHGLDAAALQGFVEGILRRMVFDGDQLSDLLAPQGLGWKARTQKELALMEELIPLLKKLAQGREISGLGAYEQ; translated from the coding sequence GTGGATACCGCCATCGGCCTCTTCTCCGGCGAGGCGGGCAAACCGGCCAAGGAAATCTGGCTGGTGGACAAGGCCCCGGTGGTGATCGAAAAATACGAAAAAGCAGTCGCAGCGATGGGGCAGTATATGCAGCAAAACGGTTTGGTTTGCGAGCCGCAAGCCGTCTACAACCTGAAGGGTGATGCCGCCCGTATTCAGTTCATTAACCGCTTCAAGGAAGTGCAACGCCTCAAGACCCAGCTTGACCAATACACCGATCTTGATGAAGCACAAAAACAGAAAATCAACGCCATTTTGCCCGAGGACGAGCTGCGATCTCTGAGGTGTTCCTACCTTGAAACTGCCCAGCGCCTCAAAACCCAGCAGGGCAAAACCGGCGAGGAGGCGAGTGACGCGCAAGACGCCATCGAGCAGCTCGATTTCGAGTTTGTGCTGTTTGCCTCCGCCGTCATTGATTACGACTACATCATGGCCCTCATCGCACGCTACTCGCAGCAAACGCCTGGCAAGCAGAAGATGAGCCGCGAGCAGCTCATCGGCCTGATCCAGTCCGATGCCAAGTTCATGGATGAGCGCGACGACATCGCCGACTACATCAACACGCTGGAGGCAGGCAAAGCGCTGGACGAGCAAGCCATCCGCGCCGGCTTTGAGCGCTTCAAGGCGGACAAGCACGCCCGCCAACTGGCCGAGGTTGCGGGCAAGCACGGGCTGGACGCTGCCGCCCTGCAAGGCTTTGTGGAGGGCATCCTGCGCCGCATGGTGTTCGACGGCGACCAACTGAGCGACCTGCTTGCCCCGCAAGGGCTGGGCTGGAAAGCGCGCACACAAAAAGAACTGGCGCTGATGGAAGAGCTGATTCCGCTGCTCAAGAAACTCGCCCAAGGGCGGGAGATTTCAGGCTTGGGGGCGTATGAGCAATAA